The following coding sequences lie in one Apostichopus japonicus isolate 1M-3 chromosome 13, ASM3797524v1, whole genome shotgun sequence genomic window:
- the LOC139978260 gene encoding uncharacterized protein translates to MCHHLWEKLLTASCLVAIFTVLNLTGCRAITLCGFSLFDKISVESVRQNLTLKETGEGNFYLELNVSWDRPDYDHDGYEVRLVSRYSKDLQANIGCNATKYTRTMEESFFFQNLTFGYEYSIWVLLFNSTRNESSYNPALIDVNTPDCFTMTQSLAFCSSQPITVASPARELRAECASSSIYGNTTDIVISWLPPVQVNGSIYEFVISVKQESDVAFEQVLYLDVNERSTGRNLSRRFDQIIENLLPNITYDIELSSLVRKDTVAERGQKLREKIFPTVVTEETLVKNNNSVTDLAPVCILMEQPIETDEQYESPKLSLWAVIGSMAGMTSLMVIMCIALIMSKKRSVAVKRTEFIRYPDGVSVIGNSVIKKTSTEIHPMTKCVDPVFAGKEVDRTHLEIGEELGKGSFGVVFKGLVYGLDGNQKYTPVAVKSLRVGANEAMKLEFLDEIRLIVEIGAHPNVLHLLGCCTVDEPYYLITELMKYGDLLHFLIKCQDPSSTEVDSIYNLTSTMQVQIAIQISRGMEYISSTRYHHGDLAARNVLVGDHLVVKISDFGLADDIYQRGYKRLAPSKKRPVKWVSLETNLEGRCSIESDVWSFGIVLYEIYTLGKTPYENIDGQVVITKLKEGYRLQKPDGCPDDMYTLMLHCWQERPSSRPTFTDIYNTLDTILSESSDYLTNLDPPDKMPFEGGITNPSCFTDETDIGSVNSVDQDRYSSLLITSPSHMDTDSDYSEEGVTTYEIEQITSSMDPRHIVSVPTIIVNSSTPADERKRSTAFINESYESHPV, encoded by the exons ATGTGTCATCATCTGTGGGAGAAGTTACTTACTGCCTCTTGTTTGGTGGCAATATTCACCGTGCTGAATCTCACCGGTTGTCGAGCTATAACATTATGTGGATTTTCTCTTTTCG acaaaatttctgtgGAATCCGTAAGGCAAAATCTAACTCTCAAAGAAACTGGAGAAGGCAACTTCTATTTGGAATTGAACGTTTCTTGGGATAGGCCAGATTACG ATCACGATGGTTATGAAGTAAGACTTGTTTCGAGATACAGTAAAGATTTACAAGCCAACATTGGATGCAATGCAACTAAGTACACGCGTACG ATGGAGGAATCATTTTTCTTCCAGAATTTAACATTTGGCTATGAGTACAGTATTTGG GTTCTCTTATTTAATAGCACAAGGAATGAGTCATCGTACAACCCTGCACTGATAGACGTGAACACGCCTG ATTGTTTTACGATGACACAGTCCTTGGCATTTTGTTCCTCACAAC CCATTACAGTTGCTTCTCCGGCTCGTGAATTGCGAGCGGAATGTGCAAGTAGTAGTATTTACGGCAATACAACCGACATCGTAATATCGTGGTTACCGCCCGTACAAGTAAATGGATCGATATATGAGTTCGTCATCAGTGTGAAACAAGAATCAGATGTTGCATTCGAACAAGTTCTTTATCTGGATGTTAATGAG CGTTCCACTGGCAGAAACCTCTCTCGCCGGTTTGACCAAATTATCGAAAACTTGTTACCTAACATCACGTACGATATAGAG ttgagCTCCCTTGTTCGTAAGGACACCGTGGCAGAGAGGGGGCAAAAGTTGAGAGAGAAGATTTTTCCAACAGTTGTAACCGAAGAAACGCTCgtgaaaaacaacaacagtgtAACTGACTTGG CTCCCGTATGCATCCTGATGGAGCAGCCCATTGAAACCGATGAACAGTACGAAAGTCCTAAACTGTCCCTTTGGGCGGTCATTGGAAGTATGGCCGGAATGACGTCATTGATGGTCATTATGTGTATCGCTTTAATTATGAGCAAGAAACGATCCGTTGCCGTAAAGAGAACTGAATTTATACGGTACCCCGATGGCGTGTCTGTCATAGGAAACAGCGTCATCAAGAAAACAA GTACCGAAATCCACCCTATGACTAAATGTGTGGACCCGGTATTCGCGGGCAAAGAGGTAGATCGAACTCATCTCGAAATTGGTGAAGAGCTTGGCAAAGGTTCCTTCGGGGTTGTCTTCAAGGGACTGGTGTACGGCCTAGACGGAAACCAGAAATATACCCCAGTGGCTGTCAAGAGCTTACGTG TCGGGGCGAATGAAGCGATGAAACTGGAGTTTCTAGATGAAATCCGACTCATCGTAGAGATTGGGGCTCATCCAAATGTCCTACATCTTCTGGGGTGTTGTACTGTCGATGAACCATATTATCTTATCACAGAGCTAATGAAGTATGGAGACTTGTTACATTTCCTCATCAAATGCCAAGAT CCAAGCAGCACAGAAGTGGATTCAATCTACAATCTGACTTCAACGATGCAGGTTCAAATTGCTATCCAGATATCACGTGGCATG GAGTACATATCAAGTACCAGGTACCACCACGGTGATCTTGCTGCCCGAAACGTTCTTGTTGGGGATCACTTGGTGGTGAAGATATCTGACTTCGGGTTAGCTGATGACATTTATCAAAGAGGATATAAGCGACTAGCGCCATCTAAAAAGAGACCAGTGAAATGGGTCAGCTTGGAAACAAACTTAGAAGGGCGATGCAGCATTGAGTCTGATGT ATGGTCCTTTGGTATTGTCTTGTACGAGATTTACACTCTTGGGAAAACCCCTTACGAGAACATCGACGGACAGGTAGTCATTACAAAACTCAAGGAAGGCTATCGACTTCAGAAACCAGATGGATGCCCGGATGATAT GTACACGTTAATGCTCCATTGTTGGCAGGAGAGACCCTCTTCACGCCCTACTTTCACTGACATCTACAATACACTCGACACGATCCTGTCGGAATCCAGCGATTACCTCACAAACTTAGATCCACCAGACAAGATGCCTTTTGAGGGCGGTATTACAAATCCTTCGTGCTTTACAGATGAAACGGATATCGGGAGCGTGAACAGTGTGGACCAGGACAGGTACTCCAGTCTTCTGATAACGTCCCCATCACATATGGACACGGATTCGGACTACAGCGAGGAAGGAGTAACAACATAC GAGATAGAGCAAATTACGTCATCGATGGACCCTAGACACATCGTTTCTGTTCCAACCATCATAGTGAATAGCTCGACCCCTGCAGATGAACGCAAAAGATCTACAGCTTTCATAAACGAGTCTTACGAATCACACCCTGTATGA